From one Oscillospiraceae bacterium genomic stretch:
- a CDS encoding ComF family protein — protein sequence MIKNPFRICPFCDAPVSKEDFLCPKCRNLIKEYRKTQKCAICGQDKGRLPLCEECDKKLPPFRLAISCYYYDGVAKDGLLAYKLGHQFYKAKGFAKLIAETLDSYHITPDIITAVPSGIKSFCKMGYNPALEIAIVLKKFLKVPLCSGFLRKKLGAIRQSSLSGKERVENAKNSFVALPFRKRKLQGKTVLLIDDVYTTGSTARACSKLLLKMGAKDVYVLTLLGNAKR from the coding sequence ATGATAAAAAATCCCTTTCGAATCTGTCCCTTTTGTGACGCCCCTGTTTCCAAAGAAGACTTTCTGTGTCCCAAATGCAGAAATCTGATCAAAGAATACCGAAAAACACAAAAATGTGCCATCTGCGGTCAGGATAAAGGCAGACTGCCTCTTTGTGAGGAATGCGATAAAAAGCTTCCGCCCTTCCGTCTTGCCATCTCCTGCTACTATTACGACGGCGTGGCGAAGGACGGACTTTTAGCGTATAAGCTGGGGCATCAGTTTTACAAAGCCAAAGGGTTTGCCAAGCTGATAGCAGAAACTCTGGATTCTTATCACATTACGCCGGATATCATCACCGCTGTTCCATCCGGCATCAAATCCTTTTGCAAAATGGGCTACAATCCAGCCTTGGAAATTGCCATTGTACTAAAGAAATTCTTAAAAGTTCCGCTGTGTTCAGGCTTTCTGAGAAAAAAGCTCGGTGCAATCCGTCAATCTTCCTTAAGCGGAAAGGAACGAGTGGAAAACGCCAAGAACAGCTTTGTAGCGCTCCCTTTCCGTAAGAGAAAACTGCAAGGAAAAACCGTTCTTTTAATTGACGATGTATACACCACTGGCTCCACCGCCCGTGCATGCAGCAAACTGTTGCTTAAAATGGG
- a CDS encoding AEC family transporter — protein sequence MTLFFDTVNAIAPVFVVVFLGVFLNHIRFFSEVTKEDIVKLVYYVGTPALLFHTVAKADLSTALNPKLLLFVILAILGYVFLLIGLCFKIRDPKKKGAVIQIGFRSNFAIAGMPLAISLMDNQGVLTMAIVLAFVTICYNVTAVILLSYYGNQLQKKSNLFLDVIKNPLIIGTALGLVVSVLKLPIHPILDKSLEFAGDIASSLGLLIIGANITLKGFQTNRGYILLAVFFRNILAPALFLGTAILLGFRGNALIITSILSATPAAVNCFVMAKKLGVDPDISAYGVSLTSLVSIGSIFICVYLVKLLGLA from the coding sequence ATGACACTGTTTTTTGATACCGTCAACGCCATCGCCCCCGTATTTGTGGTGGTGTTTCTGGGCGTATTTTTAAATCACATCCGCTTTTTTTCGGAGGTTACCAAAGAAGACATTGTGAAGCTGGTATACTATGTGGGCACACCTGCCCTGCTGTTTCACACCGTGGCAAAGGCAGATTTATCCACTGCATTGAATCCAAAACTACTTTTGTTTGTGATTCTCGCAATTTTAGGGTATGTATTCTTGTTGATTGGTCTATGCTTTAAAATCCGTGACCCTAAGAAAAAAGGTGCTGTGATTCAGATTGGCTTCCGTTCCAATTTTGCCATTGCGGGAATGCCCTTAGCTATCAGCTTAATGGATAACCAAGGCGTGCTGACAATGGCGATTGTTCTGGCATTTGTGACCATTTGCTACAACGTGACCGCTGTGATTTTGCTCTCCTATTACGGCAACCAATTGCAAAAGAAATCCAACCTGTTTTTGGATGTGATAAAAAACCCTCTGATTATCGGCACAGCTTTGGGACTTGTGGTGTCAGTTTTGAAACTTCCCATCCATCCCATTTTGGATAAAAGCCTTGAATTTGCAGGAGATATTGCCTCCTCTTTAGGTCTTTTAATCATCGGTGCCAACATCACCTTAAAGGGGTTTCAAACCAACCGTGGCTACATTCTGTTGGCTGTGTTTTTCCGAAACATTTTGGCCCCTGCGTTATTTTTAGGCACCGCCATTCTTTTGGGATTTCGTGGAAATGCCCTGATTATCACATCCATTTTAAGCGCAACTCCTGCGGCGGTAAACTGCTTTGTAATGGCAAAAAAGCTGGGGGTAGACCCGGATATATCCGCCTACGGTGTTTCGCTGACATCGTTGGTCTCCATCGGCAGTATTTTTATTTGTGTGTATCTTGTAAAATTGTTAGGACTGGCTTAA
- the holA gene encoding DNA polymerase III subunit delta, producing the protein MELKELNRTITERNFSNLYFFYGEEDYLKEFYINRIIQSVVDDNFSCFNLFHYQQLPDKTELRNTLEQPPVMAEYKVVYLNQVDLMKAPADFREALTEQMKNLAPFTILIIRETALDKRSAIWTISQKQGVCVECKYPNPADMRAFINREFTKRQKKIPASLVDKIITDSEPNMYAIINLIETICAYLQDIDTVTEQVLDQFMQKSMQAVIFDLSEFLVTGQKEKAYRLLNQLKLTPSKTPAQMIFTLLARHISGMYLAKIGQDERIPNAEIRPLLGKNVPDFVINKYLRQGKNISAKKLEQLLIFCAETDCKLKSGQVTDPYLGIYTLFLQFWSL; encoded by the coding sequence ATGGAATTAAAAGAATTAAACCGCACCATCACAGAAAGAAACTTCTCCAACCTTTATTTCTTTTATGGAGAAGAAGACTACTTAAAAGAATTTTATATCAACCGAATCATCCAAAGTGTGGTGGATGATAATTTCTCTTGCTTTAATTTGTTCCATTACCAACAATTACCCGATAAAACAGAACTGCGAAACACCTTGGAACAACCTCCCGTGATGGCAGAATACAAAGTTGTCTATTTAAATCAGGTGGACTTAATGAAAGCACCTGCCGACTTTCGGGAAGCTCTTACAGAGCAGATGAAAAACTTAGCTCCCTTTACCATTTTAATCATCAGAGAAACCGCTTTGGACAAGCGTTCTGCCATCTGGACAATCTCTCAGAAACAAGGTGTCTGCGTGGAATGTAAGTACCCGAATCCCGCAGATATGCGTGCCTTTATCAACCGCGAATTTACCAAACGGCAGAAGAAAATTCCTGCTTCTCTGGTGGATAAAATTATCACAGACAGCGAACCCAATATGTATGCCATCATCAACCTAATCGAAACGATTTGCGCATACCTGCAGGACATTGACACCGTCACCGAACAGGTGCTGGATCAGTTTATGCAAAAATCCATGCAGGCGGTAATCTTCGATTTATCGGAATTTTTGGTAACGGGACAAAAGGAAAAAGCGTATCGATTATTAAATCAACTGAAATTAACCCCGTCCAAAACGCCTGCACAGATGATTTTTACCCTGCTTGCCCGACACATTTCGGGAATGTATCTGGCAAAAATTGGTCAGGACGAACGGATTCCCAACGCTGAAATCAGACCTCTTTTGGGAAAGAATGTGCCTGATTTTGTCATCAACAAATATCTTCGTCAGGGGAAAAATATCTCTGCCAAAAAACTGGAACAGTTGCTCATCTTCTGTGCCGAAACTGACTGCAAACTAAAAAGCGGTCAGGTAACAGACCCCTATCTTGGTATTTACACCTTATTTTTGCAATTCTGGTCTCTCTAA
- a CDS encoding ComEC/Rec2 family competence protein, whose translation MFPAGCFVSWLFGICLSGYLGSNILVFILASFLAGLLTTGIFLYSRVTKRKFPLLKTMGKCTVLLIISTCSALLYQTYEAVHFQKAVTLCRENPSSLTGVVSGEINRYHDTDYCTITLENGEKVSVKIRTEKSLLPGEKVTLYEPVLSAIQPNNKEAGQTRRLLGNNTFLSATFPYEPKVTRHGIENDWLYGSKVLRNLAKDHFSNHYPRKTAAFLTALLSSDKSLMAEDQYQEFLDTGTVHIVVVSGMHFVFLANALLFLLGIFFKSRRKRLFITLPLLILFAWFTGGTIPVMRSLLMISLLFGYDIFYIKPVKSYVTVLAIACLFLTVTPILIFNPSFLLTFGATFGITAFYEPFTKLFRKVPTEYLRSTLAMYAAVQPFTLPVILLYFSKIPLGSVLANFLVAPLVSPILILAVIGMAVANLSLVGPIVLYGTNLLANLFLFLIHCSAKISHPLTFSLGEISFLLWIGGAVLLFFVCRLTGKYKRIALGSLSAIILMTALTNTVFPFPKNQLTVTFLGAKNTNSAVIKSPADRLILYGSLKDIAYARGSSYDEYASVALIILTELSNSEQTETLLKELPSAPVVCPAKYEHLMKNTTDTFLLEHNLTTRVDGIFIRLIADSKKLYETEFSYGTHLVSFSQDAGYVLEKASQNPSKIWIANFKRRSSITAQIGKITTDFRMLSKKEWHPDTNLYDNYSMLIFDRENFSFYGTKEQKTLWN comes from the coding sequence ATGTTTCCTGCAGGGTGTTTTGTTTCTTGGCTTTTCGGAATATGTTTATCAGGATATTTGGGTTCAAATATCCTGGTTTTTATATTAGCCTCTTTTTTGGCAGGGCTTTTGACAACCGGAATCTTCCTCTATTCTCGGGTTACCAAGCGGAAATTTCCTTTGCTAAAAACAATGGGAAAGTGCACGGTTTTACTGATTATTTCGACATGTTCCGCCCTGCTTTATCAAACCTACGAGGCAGTACACTTTCAAAAGGCTGTTACCCTTTGCCGTGAAAATCCATCTTCTTTAACGGGAGTGGTGAGCGGAGAGATCAACCGTTATCACGATACCGACTATTGCACCATCACCTTGGAAAACGGTGAAAAGGTTTCGGTAAAAATCAGAACCGAAAAGTCCTTACTTCCGGGTGAAAAAGTGACCTTGTACGAACCTGTTCTTTCAGCGATCCAGCCAAACAACAAAGAAGCGGGTCAAACACGACGTCTTTTGGGAAACAATACCTTTTTGTCCGCTACCTTTCCCTATGAACCTAAAGTAACCCGTCACGGAATCGAAAATGATTGGTTATACGGCTCCAAAGTTCTCAGAAATCTTGCAAAAGACCATTTTTCAAACCATTATCCCCGGAAAACTGCTGCTTTTCTGACAGCGCTGTTAAGCTCAGATAAATCCTTGATGGCAGAGGACCAGTATCAGGAATTTTTAGACACCGGCACAGTGCATATTGTGGTAGTGTCGGGAATGCATTTTGTCTTTTTAGCAAATGCCTTGCTGTTCCTTTTGGGAATCTTTTTTAAAAGCAGAAGAAAACGGCTGTTCATCACCCTGCCTCTTCTGATTCTGTTTGCCTGGTTTACCGGCGGAACCATCCCTGTGATGCGTTCACTTTTGATGATATCACTTTTGTTTGGATACGATATATTTTACATAAAACCCGTAAAATCCTATGTTACAGTGCTGGCAATTGCCTGCTTATTTTTAACAGTAACGCCCATTTTGATTTTTAATCCCTCATTCTTATTAACCTTCGGGGCAACCTTTGGTATTACCGCATTTTATGAACCTTTTACCAAGCTGTTTCGTAAGGTTCCCACAGAATATTTAAGAAGCACCCTTGCCATGTATGCTGCGGTGCAACCCTTTACCCTACCCGTCATTCTGCTGTATTTTTCCAAAATCCCCTTAGGCTCCGTTCTTGCTAATTTTTTGGTAGCACCCTTGGTGTCTCCAATCCTGATTCTTGCGGTCATCGGAATGGCGGTTGCCAATCTTTCGTTGGTTGGACCTATTGTTTTGTACGGAACCAATCTTTTGGCAAACCTCTTCCTGTTTTTGATACACTGCTCTGCAAAAATCAGCCATCCGTTGACATTTTCTTTGGGAGAAATCTCATTTCTCTTATGGATTGGCGGAGCTGTACTGTTATTCTTTGTTTGCCGATTAACAGGAAAATACAAACGAATTGCTTTGGGGAGTCTTTCTGCAATCATTTTGATGACAGCATTGACCAACACTGTCTTCCCCTTCCCGAAAAATCAATTGACGGTTACTTTTTTAGGTGCAAAAAACACCAATTCTGCAGTGATAAAATCTCCCGCAGATCGTCTGATTTTGTACGGAAGCTTAAAAGATATTGCCTACGCAAGAGGTTCTTCCTACGATGAATATGCCTCTGTGGCACTGATTATTTTAACCGAACTTTCCAATTCCGAGCAGACAGAAACACTCTTAAAAGAGCTGCCATCGGCACCTGTAGTTTGTCCTGCAAAGTATGAACATCTGATGAAAAACACCACCGATACGTTCTTATTGGAGCATAATCTTACCACCCGGGTGGACGGAATTTTTATTCGGCTGATTGCTGATTCTAAAAAACTCTACGAAACAGAATTCTCTTACGGAACACATCTGGTTTCCTTTTCGCAAGATGCGGGATATGTTCTGGAAAAGGCATCCCAAAACCCATCTAAAATCTGGATTGCAAACTTCAAACGCCGAAGCAGTATCACAGCCCAAATCGGTAAAATCACAACTGATTTTCGGATGCTATCCAAAAAAGAATGGCATCCGGACACCAACTTATATGATAATTATTCCATGTTGATATTTGACCGTGAAAATTTCAGCTTTTACGGTACCAAGGAGCAAAAAACGTTATGGAATTAA
- the mgsA gene encoding methylglyoxal synthase, whose product MNIALIAHDQKKELMVQFAIAYKFILQKHNLFATGTTGGLVADATGLQVHRFLSGPQGGDQQIGARIAYNEIDLVLFFRDPLTAQPHEPDVNALFRLCDVHNIPLATNVATAEVLIQGLERGDFGWRDIVNPKG is encoded by the coding sequence ATGAATATTGCTTTGATTGCACACGACCAAAAGAAAGAACTGATGGTTCAGTTCGCCATTGCATATAAATTTATCCTGCAAAAACATAATTTGTTTGCCACAGGGACCACCGGTGGATTGGTTGCAGACGCAACCGGACTGCAGGTTCATCGTTTTTTATCCGGCCCTCAGGGCGGCGACCAGCAAATCGGAGCAAGAATTGCTTATAACGAAATTGACCTGGTTCTGTTTTTCCGTGATCCCTTAACTGCACAGCCTCACGAACCTGATGTAAACGCTCTGTTCCGTCTGTGTGATGTGCATAATATTCCTCTTGCTACCAACGTGGCAACTGCGGAAGTTCTGATTCAGGGGCTGGAACGCGGCGACTTCGGTTGGCGTGATATCGTTAATCCTAAAGGATAA
- the minD gene encoding septum site-determining protein MinD produces MGKIVAIASGKGGVGKTTVSANLAAALAQLGKKVLIIDTDIGLRNLDIVFGVQSVIVYDMTDVYEGKIPLKEACYHFEKYGELYFLPASQTIEKEDLETEKFCWMVGGAAKEFDYVILDAPAGIEAGFKNAISVADITITVVTPDFASMRDADRVLQAATGANIKDNYVIINKFSPRLVRRKMMPNVDEILNRLGTPLLGIWRHEDSMISFQNQGKLILDDPRKKCVREIKNTAKRITGEKIPVKLR; encoded by the coding sequence ATGGGAAAAATTGTTGCGATTGCATCCGGAAAAGGCGGCGTTGGCAAAACCACCGTTTCGGCAAATCTGGCGGCAGCATTGGCACAATTAGGCAAAAAAGTGCTGATTATTGACACGGATATCGGCCTTCGAAACTTAGATATCGTATTTGGCGTGCAAAGCGTTATTGTGTACGATATGACCGATGTTTATGAAGGGAAAATTCCCTTAAAAGAAGCTTGCTATCACTTTGAAAAATACGGAGAGCTTTATTTTCTTCCGGCATCCCAGACCATTGAGAAAGAAGATCTGGAAACAGAAAAATTCTGTTGGATGGTGGGCGGCGCCGCAAAAGAATTTGATTATGTAATCTTAGATGCCCCTGCAGGTATTGAAGCAGGTTTTAAAAACGCCATTTCGGTGGCAGATATCACCATCACGGTGGTAACTCCGGATTTTGCGTCTATGCGAGATGCGGATCGGGTGCTTCAGGCAGCAACAGGAGCGAATATCAAAGATAATTATGTGATTATCAATAAATTTAGTCCCAGATTGGTACGAAGAAAGATGATGCCCAATGTGGACGAAATCTTAAACCGTTTGGGAACACCGTTACTTGGCATCTGGCGTCACGAGGACAGTATGATTTCCTTCCAGAATCAGGGAAAATTGATTTTAGATGATCCTCGCAAAAAATGTGTCAGAGAAATCAAAAATACCGCAAAACGTATCACGGGCGAGAAAATTCCCGTAAAATTACGTTAA
- a CDS encoding VanZ family protein: MKSYQKAMIFTVLALIWTAVIFSFSLQPAEASANLSGGLLKRLLNWFHWLTGLQIPTYFAHYLIRKAAHFSEFFLLGVFAYQASKYWLQKWWPALGYGILIAISDECIQYHTGGGRAMRISDMLLDTAGVAAAILTVMFLAKRIACRKHKNANQDA, translated from the coding sequence ATGAAATCTTATCAAAAAGCGATGATTTTCACCGTTCTGGCCCTTATCTGGACGGCGGTGATTTTTTCCTTTTCCCTGCAACCTGCCGAAGCATCAGCAAACTTGTCAGGCGGTTTGCTAAAGCGTCTGTTAAACTGGTTTCATTGGTTAACAGGGCTTCAGATTCCCACCTATTTCGCCCATTATCTGATTCGGAAAGCCGCTCATTTCAGCGAATTTTTCCTGCTGGGCGTTTTCGCATATCAGGCGAGCAAGTATTGGCTGCAAAAATGGTGGCCGGCACTTGGGTATGGGATACTGATTGCCATATCCGATGAGTGCATCCAATATCATACCGGTGGCGGAAGAGCCATGCGCATCTCAGATATGTTGCTGGACACTGCAGGCGTTGCCGCAGCAATCCTTACAGTGATGTTTCTGGCAAAACGGATTGCCTGCAGAAAGCATAAAAATGCAAATCAGGATGCATAA
- a CDS encoding TIGR01440 family protein, producing MYESIKTQAKSLIEEFLEKTGAKEGSLLVIGCSTSEILGETIGTHSAYEAADALVSTIVPLLKEKGIKLAAQCCEHLNRALVIEKNVADSLGYEPVWVVPKPKAGGSFATACYAHFSNPVVVEKVRADLGIDIGGTLIGMHLKEVAVPVRLAHNIIGKAPILCAYTRPKLIGGARAAYE from the coding sequence ATGTACGAATCCATCAAAACACAGGCAAAATCGCTGATTGAAGAATTTCTGGAAAAAACCGGTGCCAAAGAAGGTTCTCTTCTGGTTATCGGCTGTTCCACCTCGGAAATTCTGGGGGAAACCATTGGAACGCACTCAGCATACGAAGCGGCAGACGCTTTGGTTTCAACGATAGTTCCCCTTTTAAAAGAAAAAGGAATCAAGTTGGCAGCCCAGTGTTGCGAGCATTTGAACCGTGCTCTTGTGATAGAAAAAAATGTGGCAGATTCCCTGGGGTATGAGCCTGTTTGGGTGGTTCCCAAGCCCAAGGCAGGAGGCTCTTTTGCCACTGCTTGCTATGCACATTTTTCCAACCCTGTAGTGGTGGAAAAAGTGCGGGCAGACTTAGGGATTGACATTGGCGGAACCTTAATCGGAATGCACTTAAAAGAGGTTGCCGTACCTGTAAGATTAGCACATAATATAATCGGAAAAGCTCCCATTCTCTGTGCTTATACCCGCCCGAAATTGATTGGCGGAGCCCGTGCGGCATACGAATAG